The DNA window AttcacaacaaaataaagagttctggaacaaagttttatgaacagatgaaaccaaaataaacctTTACCAATGTGATGGAAAACCAAAAGTGTAGATAAGGGAAGGAGTAGGCCACAGTTAAGCTGACATGTGACATCCATTCAGTTTTaaggaaaaacagcaaaaaccTATGGTGGATTAGtagccaaccatttactttaCCACAGTGTTAGATACCAAGCACAAGCGATTTTTCAGTGGTGGGAAATGTGGCATGCAATGATACAGTGATAAAAGTATATTGTAGCCAAAAGAAAGTATATAGatgccattaataataatactgtattTGCAAATATCAGTGACATGAATTGCTGTGTTGAGTAGAATTACTGCTGATCATTATGTGTGATTACAAAAGCTGGGCCAGTCTTGTTAGCCACAGTTTGCCTGGTCATTGTAATGAGATACAGAGAACAAGTATTAGCCTTAAAGTTCTGCAGTGATTTAACGTTACAGTTAATTCTGGTCGTCATGGAAACAGtcgtttatttgtttactcAATGTTTTGGTGTGGACTGTGAAGTCCATATTCGCGGACGTTTTGAGATTTAAACAGGGAGGTTCCGAGATTTGTCTAGTCTCGTCTCGTCTCGGCTGGTTGGTGTTTTAGTGTTTGCATCTCAAAGTGATTTATCTATTTTAGCCACTGAGTGGCAGTGTTCGACACACAGTTTCCTGCAGAACTGTCGGTGTAAATACTTGAATTTATCTCCGTGCCTGAGCGAACTTGAATAGTTGAATAGTTGAATCGTGACACGGTTAGTTGTATCTCTGGAGCATCTGAAAATAGATGTTTTCGGCCACATCCGCCAGATTGACAAAACAtcttataacattgacaaaacatctctgcaacattgtgagaacattttgtgctgGGTAGTCATTCAGGTTGCCAATATCAATGTGCAATGACACATCAAgctgggggcagcctgtagcgtagtggttaaggtaaatgactgggagacacaaggtcggtggttctaatcccagtgtagccacactaacatccgcacagctgttgggcccttgagcaaggcccttaaccctgcattgctccaggggaggattgtctcctgcttagtctaatcaactgtacgtcgctctggataagagcgtctgccaaatgccaataatgtaatcaaGCTGACTGTAATGAAGGTGGATGCATTTAGTCCATTAAATTATAAGAGAATCTGCAGTCAAGGCAGTTCCTGGTTGGTGTTCTTTGTCAGCATTCTGTTTGGAGAGTTAAAATGGCGGTTAGTTCAGACCTACTTTGTTGACTGGTTCACCCCTGGCATCTCCAAGAGCCTGGGCGACTGCACCTCACAGGAAGTCTTGTTAAAAGCACTGGAGGCCAAGCGGCCTTTGATGCAGCCTTAGCACTTAGATGACAAATATGATTACGAAGAATTGAGGGAGGGAAACGTACCTTGGGAAATCCACTTGGCTGCCAGGTGGCCATATATGCTgtgcacacagtgagcactttattaggtatttattagaggtattggtcttctgctgctgtagcctatccacttagatttTGAcccgttgcgtgttcagagatgcttctgtataccactgttgtaatgtgaggttatttgcgttactatctgtccagtctggccattctcctctgacctctctcgttaacaaCTGGTGTACaagcctacctaataaagtgctcactgagtgtatatcccaCTATACATAGGAAATTCAAAGCTCCTTGGGCTTCCAAGGTCCAGAAGAAAACTCCCAAGTGTCAGTTGTGAATGCTTCATTCTAAGAGCATGAAAGAGTGAAAGTTTTTACAATTTGTTTAGGATATGGAGATAGTTGAGtaatatcatataaaaatatttcaaaactgcTTTGTCAAATCTTGCTATTACAGTCCCATCTCTGCTGACTTGGTAATAGAACAAGGCTTTCTCTGAATTTAAAAAGGGGGCACTAAGTCACCTGTAATTAcattctccctttctcccaTAACTGCAAACCAAGGAAATTCGTTTGgaattttattgaatttattttatttatttattttttgtaaagagGCAGTGTCCTATCATGAGATGCACAACGAACCATTGGAGAGGAAACAACCTGACCTTAATTGAGTTGAGCTCGAAGCCAGCAAGAAAAGCATTTTTAGCGTGAGGTGATGTGTTTATGAGGAATATGAAATTGCCTTCGTTCCTGCTCATTAATCTAGAGCTGACATAAGACAAGCTGCTTGTGTAGGTAGTAAATGGGGTAGGAGAAAAAGCATTCGAAATAAAAGGACAATGAGAAAGGCCTGTCGACTCATAACACAATGGGAAAAGCCTGATAATGAAGACTGCAGTAATTGTGCAGGCAAcggtttattttaaaaatccagcCAGAGCGGCTAAAATACATTAGCACAGATGCTTTCTCTTCCCACCTTTACTAACCAGTATTTTTACACAGTTTTCGACTCGGATGGACATCTCGGCGCAGAACGGCCAAAGACAAAGCTGAGCCACTCATCAGTTCTGATTGCTGCTAATGGTGCCTAAATGATACGTTTGCTAAGAATGCCAAAGTAGTTTGATGAGCATTTCACATCCTGGCCCAATATTGCACACTAAGAACTGGCCCATGGGTTTAGGCGGCCATAAACAAGAATGCTGTTTTGGCCCCAAGTGTTCCAACTTAAATCAACACCCACCGCCTCACTTGAATTGTGTGGCCTAGGGATGGTGGAAGCTCGAAATGACTGCATAGAGGGTTCATGTGTGCGCTCATGAGTGTACAgtaatggggcagcctgtggcctaatgattaaggtacatgactgggacctgcaaggtcggtcgTTCGATACCCGGTGTAGTCACGAGAagatctcctgcttagtctaagcaactgtaagttgataaaagcatcagctaaatgataTGCAATACAGTGATGTTTAACATGTCACTGTCATCACTTTCAGATGGTTAGTGTCAATGATATAAGAAATGATAGAAATGCTATAAGCAGGCAAGTCAATTTATGTCCTGACATTAATAAAAATTGGCATTCATGAACATGGAAAGAGGGTCATCTTTAAGGCCAAACGTCAGGACAgttattcatgcaaataattaatCTGGTGATTCAGCAGAACTACAAGGTCTCTATTTTAAACCTCCAGATTTAGCTTTAATCAGACTTTCATACATTCGTAACACTTTACACGCTCTCCCTTTCCAGGCCAGAGGCTCATTTGTGAATCAAATCTCCAGCACGGCTGCTACCGCGCAGCCTTCAGAAGAGCCTGCAGCCGCACGCGGAGCCGCACGCGGAGAATAAAAACGGTTGTAATCTCGTTTTGCGGTTATTTAAACAGCGCAGGTTTCCGCGTGGCAGCAATCTAATGCATATTCATGACGCCGCGCGCTCACCGCTTTCGAAACACATCTGAACAGCTGAACGCGAGCGTGAAGCACAACATCAACACGCCTGCCAGAGAAAAAAGGGTCCGGAACAAAGATGATTCAAAACAcgtattcttttatttattttatttaaaaaataaaataaagtgctttttgtatgtacagtataataataataataaaaaaacaacagtaacAATAGCCATAtatcatacaaaataaaatacagttcaCAAAAGATTTGTACAACGACAGGTCATTTACAAAAACACCTTCTCACAAGCTTACAAGACAATTAAGAATTTAACAGCCGAGCCTGGGTGAATGAGGTGGGCTATTCAAAATggagtgcgtatgtgtggggTCCCAAGGTTTCACGGAAGCCCCCGATCTCTGTTCCAACACAGTCTCATTTCAGAACCACTGTACTGAGGTCAGCCAGCAGAGAAGTCCCTCGTCCACAGCATCTTCTCTCCTGCTGACTGTAAGGtagtttgtctcatcagacacCCCCCAAATATGATAAAAGACTAGCTACAGCTACGACAGTCAAAATAATATATGGCCATTTTGGATATTTTGACTTTACTTGTCATGAGAAGAAAATGAGAAGTAGGGGCGTGTCCAGTGGGGTGGGAGCCACCCCTGTTTTCCCACCTACAGTAATTGACTAATATAGCTGTCAGCTAATATAACTATTGGTGATAGTGTGGCCACACCTTACTGAaactttgacccccccccctcccccagccaccCCAAGAAGAACATCCTGTCAACCCCACCGATGAGAGGCTGTTACCTATGTACAGCCGTGTACTTTCCTGTCATTGTGACTTCTACTAAATCACAGCTACATTCCCCAATTAAGGTCCGAGTCCAGAAAGCTGCCTGCTCAGTTGCAATTATAATTCATTACATACATAATGTACTCATATTTTGGCTTACTGcattacatttctatttttaaaactgTAAGCACTGGTTATCACAATTGAAATGTCGAAAcagattattattgtttattttggcaTAACTGAATTAATATATCTCATATCGAGCTGGACTGGCAATAGTGAGTACTACATTGCCGGCAAGGTCACGAGATAGCATGTTTTACCGTTATTAGTGCCGTACTCTTTACACAAGACTGAAGATTGCGGAGTATATTCACGCTGCTTTTAAATTCATGTATCACTTAGGACAATACAGGAAAACTGACCGAAGACAAACCCATTTCGACaatcataatctgcatgtcatGGTTAAAATTGTGTCATTTTCTACAGAGACTGAATGCTGACATTGAGCATACCCGGTTATGTACTGAATTCTAGTTGGCCACATTTGGGATGCACATGAGGTCACTGCGCTGTGGCACTAAGGTGATTGACGGATGATGTCACAAAGGCCAGGTGTGGTCTGATTGCCCCAGCAGCACAGCACTGTTTCACAATATTAAGCTTGAAGGCATCTCAGAAAACATGTCCATAACTTGCTACAGTTGACAACAAATAGCCCCACTCTAAACTAAGGCTTGTACAGTATTctgtgcaaaaaacaacaaaataaagcaGCACTGTGTAGCATCTAGTTCTATTTATACAAAGACACATCTGAAAAAAGCTTCCCTCAAATacgatacaaacacacatacgtatatacacatatCCACTGTTACTGTTTGCACGCAGTCTGCCTTTTTACGAAGGTACTTTGTCAAAACCTGTGAAATGTACTCCCATGTACAAATTTCGTTACACCGAAACAGAATTAAatatgacaaaaaatattttacttatACAGATTCATTTTTTGGAATACTCTTAATCAATTTACCAATACATTCCACAACACATAGGTTGCAAGTTTTAAATAGCATTAACGTGAAGGTTAGAATTTTGCCACTGTAAGATTTAATAACACCCATCTTTGGAAATGAGATTGGCTGGCTAGGAAGTCTCAAAATAACTTAAAATGGTTTGCTTTAGAAAAGTAATGTTGTGttttaaaatgactgaaatgacagcGTGTTTAAATAGGTTACATGTGACTATCCAGACTACTCATTCTCAATTGTGTCATCAATTTCAAAATTTGTGCCCAAATCCACTTCTCCTTGGAGGTTCAGAAAGTTCCTTTGGGCGGGTCTAAACTGGCAGGTAACGGTTAACCTGCTAGCCGACCCCCGTCACGTTTTGGTGATGTTCGTCTAAGGCAGCGCCGTATAGCTCCCCTATCACCGCTCCAGAGGTTTGTGTAATGGAGAGAGCTTTCACATTCTCAAAGTGGCTACATGGACAAAATGAGTTTTAAATTAATGTCAAAACAATAAACCACAGTCCACGTTGAGAGAAAACGGCGAGAGAGCTCATttgaggaaaaagaaaaatcaaccaTCCCAATGGgacaaaaaaaatatcaaaaataaaagTCAATTAACATTTAAAGAAACAGACAAAATCCAAGTGGTTGCTAGTTTCTGGCACAGGGTGCATTAGTCGTGGTTTTTCGTTTAGGAATGTAGGAGAACGGGGATCCTGCTGTTGGCAGTTTGTCGTGATGTGCTAGACTTGCGGGGACAGCACTCGAGTCCTCCTAGTTTGGGATAGTGGTCAACATCCCCTCCCGCTCAAGCTTCCCAATTCTACAAATACTCCCATGTACAGTTGCAAGGCCAAAGCAATATCCAAGGAGACACTACTCTACTGGTCCTGGCATTCCCgccaaaatggcagaaaatcagttatttacacacacattttgtgcGTTTAATGCCTCTGGGGTTTAATACTGAACAGTTGTGTCTATACACTCTCAGGGCCACGCTACCACACTCTATTCTGGGCACTGGTCAAGGTTACATTTTTTGCAtagtgcgtgtgtacatgctcTGTGGGTAAGACCCAAGTCGAGTTTGGTTCTAGACCCCGCGTGGGCGTGTTCAAACGGCAGTTACgtcttttctgtctttctgtcctgcaaagtcctttttttctctttgcgGAACCTTCCGCCTTTTTCCTCCGCTTTCCTCCCTAAAACGTTTAGCTTCCAGCACGAGCACACGGCTGTTTTTGCCGGTCACAGTTCCCGCATACAAGAGGAATCACCTCCTTCTTGGCTTATTGGACCAGCTTATTGCCATTTCTGACTCTGGTGTCATTCCACTGCTAGCTGCGCATTCTTCCCGTCTCTCTTCACAACCTGCCACCATTTACACAAACTCCTCTCAGACCAAACGTGGATGCGGACAGAGAAGGTGAATATGAAGCGATGGGTAGACTATGACTCTGAAATGGCGGATGGTGACACTGGAGAGGATGAGTCGGGTGTTtcttggggggggcggggggggggggcgggccaCACCCCAATAGGAACCAGAGAAGTGTTTCCCCTCAATACCGAATCACCATCTCCTTTCCGCCCTTccactgagcacgctcagagactgaaaactgaaaacaggaagtgctccTGCAGTGACATGGAATGGAAATGAAACACGAGCAAAATGAAAGGTCCCCTTTGCCACGTAGCCTGGAGGTTTCAGGGTCTGTTTGTTGAAATTCAGCGGAACTCCATTTCCCAGAAGTCACCCGAGAGCCTGCCCCCCTACAACCCGCCCCCCGCCCAAGCCTGCCTCACACGATGGAGTCCTTGATCTCGGAGCCCAGTCGGACCCTCGGCCGGGGGCAGGTGGGCGATATCTCCACGCGGCTCTCCTTCAGGTTGAGGGGCCTCTTCTCCGACTCAGAGAAGCTCTTGCTGAGGTCGGGGGAGGAGGACTCGTGGGTGGGGCTGCTGCTGATGTAGTTGTCGTTGAGGGTCTGGTAGCCCTTGTGGTCGGAGGTGGAGGCCGGGACCGTGTTGCCGTTGAGGGGCAGGCTCTCGACGGGCTTCCCCGCCAGCCGAGGCTTCTTCTGCTGCATGTTGGGGCACTCGCTCTCCTTCAGCATGGACTTCATGCGGTCACGGTTCCTGTAGACCACGAACAGCGAGAAGACCACCAGCGAGAAGCCCAGCAGGGCGCACACCACGATCAGCTCGTTCCAGTAGGTCTTGGTGTTGACCTGGAGGGGGCGCGTCTCGCCCGGCAGGGCGATGGAGTCCTCGTGGTGGAGCCAGGGCGTCCGCGAGCGGCCCGTCAGCGTGGTGGTCTCTGACCGGGGCTCGGCCCTCACGCAGTAGTTGGCCAGAAGCTGCCGGAAGCCCTCCTCCTCAGACCAGCACTCGTACGTCTCCTCCCTGTCGGCCTGGGCCACCACCACCAGGCCCCCCTCCGGGCTGGCGTACCGGAAACGGCCGGCGGTCTCGCTGTACTCCCACTTCCTGTGTGCCAGGTTAGAGCGCAGCTCACACGGCAGCACGCGGAAGGTGTTGGCGGGGATGGTGATCACCTTGCAGGGAGTCGTGCCTGTGCCAAGAGCGAAGCAAACACTGTTAATGTGAGAGAATAATTGGTCTACTGAAAGCTCTTCCTGTATCTTGCAAAAAAAACGAGCAAGCATAAAAACACAGCCACCACCATGAGTAGCATTTGTCATGGTATTGCACAGAACCTCTGACACAGCAGAGTGCATGTAGTTTGTATGTGCTGTGGGGATATCagcagtgtgtatgtactgtggggatatcagcagtgtgtatgtgctgtggggatatcagcagtgtgtatgtactgtgcggatatcagcagtgtgtatatactgtggggatatcagcagtgtgtatgtactgtgggGGTATCagcagtgtgtatgtactgtggggatatcagcagtgtgtatatactgtggggatatcagcagtgtgtatgtactgtgggGGTatcagcagtgtgtatgtgctgtactGTGGAGGTACTCACGCGTAGGCATGGACCTCAGGAAGGGGACGAAGAGCGTCTTATTGCAGATGGCCACCGTGTCTGCCTCCTCCACGTCCTGCTGCCAGTGGCTGGAACAACAGCACAGCGTGTTTAACACCCTGACCAATCAGGTCAGCCCTTAGGACACTGCCAATGCATATTCAACATCCTCCATGATCGACCTTCAGGATGCTTGTGTAAATTTGCTTTAGCATCCAATTGGACAAGCCTGCCGGACACTGTAGCATGCATATTCATAATCTCAACCAATCAACTGACAGGGAGATGAATGTTCCTCGGGATAGTTGATTGTGCCATCAGTGGTGTTGTTTCCGGCACTTTCTGTTACTCAGTCTAAGAGTGTTAATTATCCCTTAATGCAGTTGCCGATGATCTCATTAACCTAATTTAACGCTCTTGTGAACTCtcactctggaaaagagcgtctgcagAATGAACGCAGCatttatttaatcaaccaatggCAAAAACACCATCTGGGCTGCGGAAGACCAGGCCAAAATAAACCGCGCCtgtttaaacctgtttatgtctCCGGCTCCTCCCTGTCTGTAGACAGCGGTTTGGCCACGCAGGCTAAAACATGGCAAATCAAACGGGATTTGTTTTGCTATGGCGCAAGTGTGAGAGGTGTAGGTGACGTTGCCAAACGGGGTTTGTGTCGACGCAGCACGTCTGGGGCGGTTTAACGAGGATCAGGTGCGCACCTGCCGGGAGGGGCCCTGCGGACGTCCTGGCACAGCCGGCCGTTCCAGGCGCAGTACGGGTCCCTGGAGAGGACACACTCCCCGCAGCTGCGGTAGTTGCTGCAGTTGGCCACCGGCACCTCCACCAGGCCGGAGTAGGAGGACACGTAGAGCAGGccctgaggaagagggagaaccGGTCAAGGGTCTGTGTGGAACAGCGTGGAAACCCTAACCCCACGGACTGATACCGCACCGACGCCGTACGCTGAGGTGATCCTCAACAGGTTTTAAAGGCCTAGCCTGCGTTTGTAACCCGCCCTTCTCCTCGGATACGCAAGCACGGCGAACAGCGAAAAACCGGAACGGAGGAATTAATTCCGGGGGAGTCAAGACAACCCTGACGGGGTGAAGAGCTCTCAGGTGATGCTGCGTCTGCCTTAAGTGCTCCTGAGGGGGAGGGCAGATGTAATTACCCCCGCAGCTGTGGATTAGCGCGCAGCCTATGCTAACCGTTAGCCTAAAGTGCTACCCCCCCTCCCGCGGCGCGAATCTGCCGACGTACCTTCTCCGCGTCGAGCTCGATGTGCTGCACCGGCTGGGGCCGCGCAAACAGGGTGATCTCCTCCACAATGTGCATCTTGCCCTTCGTGTTTATGGCCTTGTGCAGCTTCCCGTCatctgagagaaagagggagggagggagggagagagagagaatgcaaaaCATTAGAGAAAATTTCTTCCCCAAATTCATAACacaaacataacacacacaaattccCAACTTCCCAAACATAGATGAATCACagcaaattcaaataaaatttttATTCTCCTGGAAATTTGAAAAGGTCTGAGGGATACGAAGCTATGGTCTGAGGGATAGGCATATATTATTATGGAagattgttatttgttttgctaattatgactctaataattatatataatatatattatatataatgctatataatattattataaagtcgaaatataagactaagatacttgttaagacaggtGCAGTGCACGTTCAGGAGTCGGAGGGTGTGTGCGGCGAGAGGAGCCGGGGGGGAGTGCTCACCCGTGCCGACGAACAGCACGTCGTAGGCCCTGCCCAGGGCCTGCACGCGGTGCACGGCGATCTGCGTGTAGCGCACGCTGCGCTTCAGGAGCAGGGGCCGGCTGCGCACCACGTGGTCCATCAGGAAGTGGTCCTTCACGAAGTTCAGCACCTTGTCGGGCATGTGCAGAGACGACGAGATGCCCATGTCGCGGGCGGCGTCGGTGATGCACTGCGGCGCGGAGGAGACAGCGCACGTTTCAGACGGCGGGGCGGCGCGGCAGACAGGGAATTACGCTTCTAACTGTGCTGCTGCTCCAACCAGCTGTCACTTACTACCCTAATTATCCAGAGTATATCCTGCAGtacaaatgagtgtgtgtgtgaaatggtggAATGTATACTATAAACATAGccctggtgaagaaaatgaCCAACCACCCTGACCAATCAGGTCAGCCCCTCAGAACACTGCCTCTTACACGTTCACCACCCCGACCAATCAGGTCAGcccctcagaacacatccaccacccTGACCAATCAGGTCAGcccctcagaacacatccatcaCCTTGACCAATCAGGTCAGCCCCTCAGAACACTGCCTCTTACACGTTCACCACCCTGACCAATCAGGTCAGCCCCTCAGAACACTGCCTCTTACACGTTAACCACCCTGACCAATCAGGTCAGCCCCTCAGAACACTGCCTCTTACACTTTCACCACCCTGGGACGAATCGGCCCAGCCCCCCTGTGCATGAGTTATGAGTTATTCACATTACACTCAGCAGTACCAATGAGTACTATGCTTTAAACAGTTAAATATACTCTCTAGAAGTAGCGCTGGTGaagcaaatgaataataatgataggGTGATACGCCAGAGACCAGGGCAGCGCTGTAGTGATGTGCGTTTGGGCCTGTAGCTGATGGGATGGAGATAAATGAGCTGTTCGGGAAATGAGAGCAGAGCTCGCTGATAATCATCGGGGCCCGAGGGAGACAGCTCTGAGCCCCGTATCTCACACGCCGTAGCGTTCTGCTGCGGGGAGGAGCATTgtgggacggagagagagggccgGAGGACTGTGGCTCACCGCTCCGGGCCGAGGTTCGGGGACGGGGTGGTTGTAGGTGTACCACTGCTGCGTCTCGCGGTTGACCTCGCGGTAGCGCCCGCTGAACGCCCGCTCCACTTGCTCCATGGTGAAGGCACACACGGCCGAGCTGCCGTGCGCTCCTCTGTACCTGAGAGAGTGCGGAgagcgttacacacacacgcacacacgcacgcacacgcacacacgcacagacgcacacacgcacacacgcacacacacacacacagacacactcacacacacactcacacacacacacacacacacacacactcacacacacacacacactcgcacgcacgcacacacgcacacacacacacagcttgccTGATGTGCGTTCAAGACAACGAATGTTCATGGTGAAATATGTCTGCAGCATATTATACAGTTActattgaatgattttaaatgaacattccatagTTTGCCCTTAACGCCTATTTAATACAAAGGCATGCGACTTACACCTAACAGTGCCAGCaagctgatttgttgcttatctgtgatttactttttacaggtaaaatatatatatattacactgattaaagtgtattataacagccaaacaATTGTTATCTTTTATTCTCTCAGCTTTttcccatcagcagccatttttggtTCGCCGCGCACTAAACTGCTAgctaacactcactcacacacacacacacacacacacacactcacacacacacacacacacacacacccgtcccTCACCATTGAGAGGTGAAGACTCCATAGAAGACGGTGCTCTTCCAGTCCTCCTGGCTGGGAGTCAGCACGAACACATCCTGGATGATGTTGAAGGGAAAACCGTCATCCGGGAGAGAGCACAGGAGCTGCGCTTTCAGGAACGTCGTCCATTTCTTCTGCAGCACCCTCTCGCCCCCCAAATCCCCCTGTGttacacagacagggagagacacccCCAGTCACACAACAGGAGACACTGCAGTATTCTCACTGTCCAGTAGAGGGCTCTCTTGAGCTATGACCATGTCTAAATATTTTCGAGTAGAAAATTAAGTGGAACATTTGAAAGCTCACTGTGATCACAGATGCTGTGCAGGTGCATGAAATGTGGACTCTCAAACTCAGCATTAA is part of the Conger conger chromosome 15, fConCon1.1, whole genome shotgun sequence genome and encodes:
- the sema4ba gene encoding sema domain, immunoglobulin domain (Ig), transmembrane domain (TM) and short cytoplasmic domain, (semaphorin) 4Ba, whose amino-acid sequence is MRALAVHSLPLLASALLLAGLVHTAPTDDDDDDVTARLSFAYNAKERSAKRFSADGVFNYTSLLLSKQDETLYVGAREALFALRLSDIGRGELRKNLTWSTPENKREECRFKGKDLQTDCFNYVKILLRLNATHLYVCGTYAFSPICAYINTSDFSLAKSGAGDVVTEDGRGRCPFNPEYKSTAIMVDGELYAGTVSNFQGNEPIIYKSLGPGPALKTENSLNWLQDPAFVGSAYLQESLPSGSVAGDDDKIYFFFSEVGKEFDFFDNTMVSRIARVCKGDLGGERVLQKKWTTFLKAQLLCSLPDDGFPFNIIQDVFVLTPSQEDWKSTVFYGVFTSQWYRGAHGSSAVCAFTMEQVERAFSGRYREVNRETQQWYTYNHPVPEPRPGACITDAARDMGISSSLHMPDKVLNFVKDHFLMDHVVRSRPLLLKRSVRYTQIAVHRVQALGRAYDVLFVGTDDGKLHKAINTKGKMHIVEEITLFARPQPVQHIELDAEKGLLYVSSYSGLVEVPVANCSNYRSCGECVLSRDPYCAWNGRLCQDVRRAPPGSHWQQDVEEADTVAICNKTLFVPFLRSMPTRTTPCKVITIPANTFRVLPCELRSNLAHRKWEYSETAGRFRYASPEGGLVVVAQADREETYECWSEEEGFRQLLANYCVRAEPRSETTTLTGRSRTPWLHHEDSIALPGETRPLQVNTKTYWNELIVVCALLGFSLVVFSLFVVYRNRDRMKSMLKESECPNMQQKKPRLAGKPVESLPLNGNTVPASTSDHKGYQTLNDNYISSSPTHESSSPDLSKSFSESEKRPLNLKESRVEISPTCPRPRVRLGSEIKDSIV